The following proteins come from a genomic window of Winogradskyella sp. PC-19:
- a CDS encoding type IX secretion system membrane protein PorP/SprF yields the protein MNFYKNTLKIVALLLFGTLYAQQEPNYALYRYTMNAINPAYAAADGTTSLTSNFRSQWIDVQDAPETQTFFFQTPLTENLGIGLSVVNDNVFVENRTSFNVDFSYKLQLSESTNVFLGLKAGGRTYNVDQGGFSNFSFNSGQIDPAVANIDTGFRPNIGIGAYLVNDKYFISLSVPGLLLSERVNVDNGMVSIANEKAHFYLSGGYNFDLSDKVEFRPSTMVRYVNGNGVAADMTAAFRYNQRFEAGVMYSTDSVWAGTIMFNLADWMDFGYAYGGSARSELSTFNDGTHEILVRFNFPKASN from the coding sequence AACTATGCTTTATATAGATATACTATGAACGCCATTAACCCTGCTTATGCAGCGGCCGATGGTACTACAAGCCTGACTTCTAATTTTAGAAGTCAGTGGATTGATGTTCAAGATGCGCCTGAAACTCAAACTTTCTTTTTTCAAACACCTTTGACTGAAAATTTAGGTATCGGATTGTCAGTAGTTAATGATAATGTTTTCGTTGAAAACAGAACTAGCTTTAATGTTGACTTTTCATATAAGTTACAGCTAAGCGAGTCCACTAATGTATTTTTAGGCTTAAAAGCTGGAGGTAGAACTTATAATGTTGACCAAGGTGGCTTTAGTAATTTTAGTTTTAATTCTGGTCAAATCGATCCGGCAGTAGCTAATATTGATACTGGTTTTAGACCTAATATAGGGATTGGTGCTTATTTAGTTAATGATAAGTATTTTATTTCATTATCAGTTCCTGGCTTATTATTAAGTGAAAGAGTTAACGTTGACAATGGGATGGTCAGTATAGCTAATGAGAAAGCACATTTCTATTTATCAGGTGGTTACAATTTCGATTTATCTGATAAAGTTGAATTTAGGCCTTCAACAATGGTTCGTTATGTTAACGGAAATGGAGTTGCAGCAGATATGACAGCAGCATTTAGATATAATCAGCGTTTTGAAGCTGGAGTTATGTATAGTACTGATTCAGTGTGGGCTGGTACTATTATGTTTAACCTTGCTGATTGGATGGATTTCGGATATGCTTATGGTGGTTCTGCAAGAAGCGAACTAAGTACATTTAATGACGGCACTCATGAAATATTGGTGCGTTTCAATTTCCCTAAAGCATCTAATTAA
- the pth gene encoding aminoacyl-tRNA hydrolase, translating into MFKWLLAFFNAEKKEIDSMKKYLIVGLGNIGEKYESTRHNIGFKILSHYASSNDFTFKTDKLGDIAYHKIKGRTLVLLKPSTYMNLSGKAIKYWMNKEKIPLENLLIITDDLNLPFGTLRLKSKGSDGGHNGLKDTQDKLQTTKYNRFRFGISAEFSKGKQVDYVLGNWSEEENKKLKERLKICSEVIESFVLSGLKNTMNNYNGK; encoded by the coding sequence ATGTTTAAATGGTTGTTAGCATTTTTTAATGCCGAAAAAAAAGAAATTGACAGTATGAAAAAATACTTAATCGTAGGCTTAGGTAATATTGGAGAAAAATACGAAAGCACAAGACACAATATTGGTTTCAAAATTTTAAGTCACTATGCATCTTCTAATGACTTTACTTTTAAAACGGATAAACTGGGAGATATCGCTTATCATAAGATTAAAGGTCGCACTCTAGTTTTGTTAAAACCTAGCACCTATATGAATTTAAGTGGTAAGGCGATTAAATACTGGATGAACAAAGAAAAAATACCTTTAGAAAACCTTTTAATTATTACTGATGACCTTAACTTACCTTTTGGTACTTTACGTCTAAAATCAAAAGGTAGTGATGGCGGTCACAACGGCCTTAAAGATACACAAGACAAGCTTCAAACTACTAAATATAATCGTTTTAGATTTGGTATTAGCGCAGAGTTTTCAAAAGGAAAGCAGGTTGATTATGTTTTAGGAAATTGGTCTGAAGAGGAAAATAAAAAATTAAAAGAGCGTTTAAAAATATGTTCTGAAGTAATTGAATCTTTTGTTCTCTCTGGACTAAAAAATACTATGAACAACTATAATGGTAAATAA
- a CDS encoding 50S ribosomal protein L25/general stress protein Ctc translates to MKSITINGSQRESVGKKSTKALRNAGQVPCVVYGGDKPLHFSAPELAFSKLVYTPDAHTVVIALDNGESINAIMQDIQFHPVTDRIIHVDFYQIFDDKEITMDIPVKVVGSSKGVMNGGNLRRPYRKLRVKAIPANLPDFIEIDITPLKIGSKLYITELQNDAYKLLHPDNTVVCQVRRSRLAVVDEEEEGEDEEGATEEGAADAPATEATQE, encoded by the coding sequence ATGAAATCAATTACAATTAATGGATCTCAAAGAGAAAGCGTAGGCAAAAAGTCAACAAAAGCCTTACGTAATGCTGGTCAGGTTCCTTGCGTCGTATACGGAGGAGATAAACCATTGCATTTTTCTGCACCAGAGTTGGCTTTTTCAAAACTTGTATACACACCAGATGCGCATACAGTTGTGATTGCCCTTGATAATGGTGAATCAATCAATGCAATTATGCAAGACATTCAGTTTCACCCAGTGACTGATAGAATAATTCATGTAGATTTTTATCAAATTTTTGACGATAAAGAAATTACAATGGATATTCCTGTAAAAGTAGTAGGAAGTTCTAAAGGTGTTATGAATGGTGGAAACTTAAGAAGACCTTACCGTAAATTAAGAGTAAAAGCTATTCCTGCTAACCTCCCAGATTTTATAGAGATTGATATTACGCCTCTTAAAATTGGTAGTAAATTATACATTACAGAGCTTCAAAATGATGCTTACAAATTATTACACCCTGACAACACTGTTGTTTGTCAAGTAAGACGAAGTAGATTAGCCGTCGTTGATGAAGAAGAAGAAGGAGAAGATGAAGAAGGAGCTACAGAAGAAGGAGCAGCAGATGCTCCTGCAACTGAAGCAACTCAAGAATAA
- a CDS encoding ribose-phosphate pyrophosphokinase translates to MPNETTEAKIFTCSQSRYLAEQIASAYGVKLGNVITSRYSDGEFQPSYEESIRGTRIFIIGSTNPGPENLMEMLLMIDAAKRASARHITAVLPYFGWARQDRKDKPRVPIAAKLVAKMLEAAGATRIITMDLHADQIQGFFEKPVDHLFASTIFLPYLKSLNLDNLTIASPDMGGSKRAYAYSKALQSDVVICYKQRAKANVISHMELIGDVTGKNVVLVDDMVDTAGTLTKAADLMMERGALSVRAICTHPILSGSAYEKLENSKLEELIVTNSIPLTKESEKLRVLSCADLFAEVMQNVHHNKSISSKFVM, encoded by the coding sequence ATGCCTAACGAAACCACAGAAGCAAAGATTTTTACTTGCTCACAAAGCCGATATTTAGCAGAACAAATTGCCAGCGCTTATGGCGTAAAACTAGGTAATGTCATCACATCAAGATACAGTGATGGTGAATTTCAGCCTTCTTATGAAGAATCTATTCGTGGCACCCGAATATTTATAATAGGTTCAACAAATCCCGGTCCCGAAAATTTAATGGAAATGCTACTGATGATCGATGCTGCCAAAAGAGCTTCAGCAAGACACATTACAGCCGTATTACCCTATTTTGGTTGGGCTAGACAAGACAGAAAAGATAAACCAAGAGTCCCGATAGCAGCAAAATTAGTAGCCAAAATGCTTGAAGCAGCTGGAGCAACTCGTATTATAACTATGGATTTACATGCAGATCAAATTCAAGGCTTTTTCGAAAAACCTGTAGATCATTTATTTGCTTCAACTATATTTTTACCTTATTTAAAATCTTTAAATCTAGACAACCTTACTATTGCTTCACCAGATATGGGTGGTTCAAAACGTGCATATGCTTACTCAAAAGCTTTACAAAGCGATGTTGTTATTTGTTATAAACAACGCGCAAAAGCTAATGTCATATCTCATATGGAACTTATTGGAGATGTTACAGGTAAAAACGTAGTGTTAGTTGATGATATGGTTGATACTGCTGGTACACTTACTAAAGCTGCAGACCTTATGATGGAGCGAGGTGCGCTTAGTGTTAGGGCCATTTGTACTCATCCAATTTTATCTGGTAGTGCGTATGAAAAATTAGAAAATTCTAAATTAGAAGAACTAATTGTTACTAACTCTATTCCTCTTACTAAAGAGAGTGAAAAACTACGTGTATTAAGTTGTGCCGATTTATTCGCAGAGGTCATGCAAAACGTACACCACAATAAGTCTATAAGTTCTAAATTTGTAATGTAA
- a CDS encoding FG-GAP-like repeat-containing protein codes for MINSFNKTFKIIGFSGLALFFFTSFNLYSQSFTDVTSAKGVIDLIDTGVDPVIARVYGGGASVVDFDNDGDLDFFVGTNFGQTSQLYQNNGIGEFQEVASNLGITNTNRIRVGLWIDYDGDELLDLILVGDCFKVSSGCVEQLDIYTYRQTSGGQFIEEANTGLDFNGKYNTSLDTEKVVGGVSAADINNDGWLDVFVSVWGAESTLFLNNGNGTFSDISITSNLAQSSMFRWQPIFHDFDRDGDIDVYVNVDFDSNEFWLNNGDSTFQNIASSIGADHPFNEMGMTLGDYDNDGDFDIYATNISRIDDGETQPRHNILLRNDWSQNNTLGFTEISQNPGIDVGASGWDWGTTFFDSNNDSFVDLASTNGWPQVNWSPDPSKLWLNVDGLLFSDISNTANFNDNWEAASLVAFDMERDGDLDLLQSMKFNSGDLKAARLYENDYSSDASSNNYLVVKPRLNGSNHFAIGTKISATFNGVTNIRLITAGTSHFGQEPAEAFFGVGNNSFIDEIKIEWPNGTETIVNNITSNQVITIMPSGVLSTNQNVETSIKIYPNPVSDILSIETNRDIEKYKIYNLLGQKVLENDFLKQINVSKLSTGTYFINFSNDYDGVNETFRFIKK; via the coding sequence ATGATAAACTCATTTAATAAAACATTTAAAATTATTGGCTTCAGTGGGCTAGCCTTGTTTTTTTTCACAAGCTTCAACTTATATTCTCAATCATTTACTGATGTAACATCTGCTAAAGGCGTAATCGATTTGATAGATACCGGTGTTGATCCAGTTATCGCTAGAGTTTACGGTGGTGGTGCCTCTGTTGTAGATTTTGATAATGATGGAGATTTAGATTTTTTTGTGGGTACAAATTTTGGTCAAACAAGTCAGCTTTACCAGAACAATGGAATCGGAGAGTTTCAAGAAGTAGCGAGTAATCTAGGCATAACAAACACCAACAGAATCAGAGTCGGTTTATGGATTGATTACGATGGAGACGAGTTGTTAGATTTAATTCTAGTAGGAGACTGTTTCAAAGTTTCATCTGGTTGCGTTGAGCAATTAGATATTTATACTTACAGGCAAACCTCAGGAGGACAATTTATAGAGGAAGCAAATACTGGTTTAGACTTCAATGGTAAGTATAACACCTCCTTAGATACCGAAAAAGTTGTTGGAGGTGTATCAGCTGCAGATATTAATAACGATGGTTGGTTAGATGTTTTTGTATCGGTATGGGGAGCTGAGTCTACATTGTTTCTCAATAACGGAAATGGTACTTTTTCTGATATTAGTATTACAAGTAATCTAGCGCAAAGTAGTATGTTTAGGTGGCAACCAATATTTCATGATTTTGATAGAGATGGTGATATTGATGTGTATGTCAATGTAGATTTTGATTCTAATGAATTTTGGTTAAATAATGGCGACAGTACTTTTCAAAATATAGCAAGCTCTATTGGTGCTGATCATCCATTTAACGAAATGGGCATGACACTAGGTGATTATGACAATGATGGAGACTTTGACATTTATGCAACTAATATTTCTAGAATTGACGATGGAGAAACACAACCAAGACATAATATCTTGCTTAGGAATGATTGGTCTCAAAATAATACTTTAGGTTTTACAGAAATATCTCAAAACCCAGGAATTGATGTTGGTGCTAGTGGCTGGGATTGGGGTACTACCTTTTTTGACTCAAATAATGATAGTTTTGTAGATTTAGCTTCTACTAATGGTTGGCCACAGGTAAATTGGTCACCTGACCCATCAAAACTATGGTTAAACGTTGATGGTCTATTGTTTTCGGATATATCAAACACTGCAAATTTTAATGATAACTGGGAAGCAGCATCTCTTGTAGCTTTTGATATGGAAAGGGATGGCGATTTAGATTTGCTACAATCAATGAAGTTTAATTCGGGTGATTTAAAAGCTGCTAGATTATATGAAAACGATTATTCTTCTGATGCAAGCTCTAATAATTATTTGGTAGTAAAACCGAGGCTAAATGGCAGTAACCATTTTGCTATAGGTACTAAAATTTCAGCAACTTTCAACGGTGTCACTAATATTAGACTTATAACTGCAGGAACAAGTCATTTTGGTCAAGAACCAGCAGAAGCTTTTTTTGGAGTTGGCAATAATAGTTTTATAGACGAAATAAAAATCGAATGGCCGAATGGTACAGAAACAATTGTAAATAATATTACTTCTAATCAGGTTATAACTATCATGCCTTCTGGTGTTTTAAGTACCAATCAAAATGTAGAAACATCTATTAAAATTTATCCAAATCCAGTTTCAGATATATTATCAATAGAAACTAATAGAGATATTGAAAAATATAAAATTTATAATCTACTTGGACAAAAAGTACTTGAAAATGATTTCTTAAAACAGATAAACGTATCTAAACTTTCGACTGGGACTTATTTTATAAACTTTTCAAATGATTATGATGGCGTCAATGAAACTTTTCGTTTCATAAAAAAATAA
- a CDS encoding HupE/UreJ family protein: MNDFFFNVKYGLNHVLDINGYDHVLFLILLAVPYIFKDWKRVLVLVSLFTIGHTVSLILAAYDMVSVNGKLVEFLIPVTILVAAIYNVFTGGKEDKNKKVSVLFFAALAFGIIHGLGFAREFTMVFGDTDNKLLALLEFALGIELAQVIIVFVVLFLGFLFQTIFRFSKRDWVMVVSSIVIGLVIPILF; the protein is encoded by the coding sequence ATGAACGATTTTTTCTTTAACGTAAAATACGGACTTAACCATGTATTGGACATTAATGGTTATGATCATGTGTTGTTTTTAATACTACTAGCTGTACCTTATATTTTTAAGGATTGGAAACGAGTTTTAGTACTTGTTTCTCTTTTTACAATTGGGCACACCGTGTCGTTAATATTAGCAGCATATGACATGGTTTCAGTAAATGGTAAATTAGTTGAATTTTTAATACCTGTTACAATTCTTGTTGCCGCTATTTATAATGTGTTTACAGGTGGTAAAGAAGATAAAAATAAAAAGGTAAGTGTCTTATTTTTTGCAGCATTAGCATTTGGTATTATACATGGATTAGGTTTTGCAAGAGAGTTTACTATGGTATTTGGTGATACAGACAATAAACTTTTAGCATTGTTAGAATTTGCTTTGGGTATAGAGCTAGCTCAAGTTATAATTGTGTTTGTAGTCCTTTTTCTTGGTTTCTTATTTCAAACGATATTTCGTTTCTCTAAACGTGATTGGGTAATGGTTGTTTCTTCCATAGTTATAGGTTTAGTTATACCTATATTATTTTAA
- a CDS encoding deoxycytidylate deaminase, with protein sequence MAQDQKQLRYDKAYLRMAQEWGKLSHCKRKQVGAIIVKDRMIISDGYNGTPTGFENYCEDDDGYTKWYVLHAEANAILKVASSTQSCRGATLYITLSPCKECSKLIHQAGFVRVVYSEAYKDDSGLKFLEKAGVQLDLIQEVKA encoded by the coding sequence ATGGCTCAAGACCAAAAACAATTAAGATACGATAAAGCATACTTACGCATGGCTCAGGAATGGGGCAAATTATCACACTGTAAGCGTAAACAAGTAGGAGCAATTATTGTCAAAGACCGTATGATAATATCTGACGGTTATAATGGTACTCCAACAGGTTTTGAGAATTATTGCGAAGATGATGATGGCTACACGAAATGGTATGTGTTACATGCCGAAGCTAATGCAATTTTAAAAGTAGCTTCTTCGACTCAATCTTGTAGAGGAGCAACATTATATATTACACTTTCTCCATGTAAAGAATGTAGTAAACTTATTCATCAAGCAGGGTTTGTAAGGGTTGTGTATTCTGAAGCCTATAAGGACGATTCTGGATTAAAATTCTTAGAAAAAGCAGGTGTTCAGTTAGATTTAATTCAAGAAGTAAAAGCATAG
- a CDS encoding S41 family peptidase: MSNTKKYIPLIIGVAIAIGVFIGGKLNFTDTSDRLFTTNSKKDKLNRLIDYIDYEYVEDINTDSIVDVTVNGILDNLDPHSVYIPKKDLERVTENMRGDFVGIGINYYPYKDTLAVIRPTEGGPSKRAGIKSGDRILMADGDSIFGENFNTEKISKKLKGKKGTRVKLKVYRPQTKEYLDITVRRGSIPIKSVDASYMLTDNLGFIKMNRFAESTYEEFKSALDGLQDEGTTKLVLDLRDNPGGFLGIAERIADEFLEDDKLILFTKNKKGKIENTFATSRGDFEEGEVYILINESSASASEVIAGALQDNDKGVIVGRRSYGKGLVQREMALGDGSAVRLTVSRYYTPTGRSIQKPYNNGESRSYFRDYYKRLSNGELMNSENIEIEDSLKFTTPNGKVVYGGGGIIPDIFVPLDRSFDNETINYLRRSGHFGFFVFEELDRNRAIYDGVAKRDFIDNFFVSDDIVVRFQDYVNRQESTKISFVAFNDVIKRLIKATLARQLYDDNAFEEIINRSDIMIDEVILLSQDNPEETTN; this comes from the coding sequence ATGTCCAATACAAAAAAGTATATACCATTAATAATAGGCGTAGCTATTGCTATTGGGGTCTTTATTGGAGGTAAGCTTAATTTTACAGATACTTCTGATCGTTTATTTACAACAAATAGTAAAAAAGATAAACTTAACAGACTTATAGATTATATAGATTACGAGTACGTAGAAGATATTAATACAGATAGTATAGTAGATGTTACTGTAAATGGTATTTTAGATAATTTAGATCCACACTCTGTATATATTCCTAAAAAAGATTTAGAACGGGTTACAGAGAATATGCGTGGCGATTTTGTTGGTATAGGCATTAATTATTATCCTTATAAAGACACATTAGCCGTCATAAGACCTACTGAAGGTGGTCCAAGTAAAAGAGCTGGAATAAAAAGTGGTGATAGAATACTTATGGCAGATGGAGATTCTATTTTTGGAGAAAATTTCAATACCGAAAAAATTAGTAAAAAATTAAAAGGTAAAAAAGGAACTAGGGTTAAGCTTAAGGTGTATCGTCCACAGACTAAAGAATATTTAGACATTACTGTAAGAAGAGGAAGTATTCCAATAAAAAGTGTAGATGCATCTTATATGCTTACAGATAATTTGGGTTTTATAAAAATGAATCGTTTTGCCGAATCTACTTATGAAGAATTTAAATCAGCATTAGACGGATTGCAAGATGAAGGCACGACTAAATTAGTTTTAGACTTAAGAGATAATCCTGGTGGTTTTTTAGGTATTGCAGAGCGTATTGCAGACGAATTTTTGGAAGACGATAAACTTATTCTTTTTACAAAAAATAAAAAAGGAAAAATAGAAAACACATTTGCAACAAGTCGAGGCGATTTTGAAGAAGGTGAAGTCTACATTTTAATAAACGAAAGTTCTGCGTCTGCAAGTGAAGTCATAGCTGGTGCACTACAAGATAACGACAAAGGTGTAATTGTCGGAAGACGTTCTTACGGAAAAGGATTAGTACAACGCGAAATGGCCCTGGGTGATGGAAGTGCTGTTAGATTAACAGTTTCAAGATACTATACACCAACAGGACGTTCTATCCAAAAGCCATATAATAACGGAGAAAGCAGAAGTTATTTTAGAGATTATTATAAGCGTTTAAGTAATGGAGAACTCATGAATTCTGAAAACATCGAAATTGAAGATTCGTTAAAATTCACAACACCAAATGGTAAGGTTGTTTATGGGGGAGGCGGAATTATCCCAGATATTTTTGTGCCTTTAGACCGCTCTTTTGATAACGAAACAATAAATTATTTAAGACGTTCGGGTCATTTTGGTTTTTTTGTTTTCGAAGAATTAGATAGAAATAGAGCTATATATGACGGTGTGGCTAAACGTGATTTCATAGATAACTTTTTTGTAAGTGATGATATTGTAGTACGTTTTCAAGATTACGTAAATAGACAAGAAAGTACTAAAATTAGCTTTGTAGCCTTTAACGATGTAATAAAGCGTTTGATTAAAGCGACTCTAGCAAGACAGCTATACGACGATAACGCTTTTGAGGAAATTATTAATAGAAGCGATATTATGATAGATGAGGTTATTCTTCTAAGCCAAGATAATCCTGAAGAAACGACTAACTAG
- a CDS encoding FAD-dependent oxidoreductase: MDFDALIIGGGAAGMSCALVLGSAISKPFAADKQIGIITHQKTSHLQNALFNNVLGLPPKTLGKDILKSGKQQLQDLYPHVTQIEKEKVKSISKYPEGFTVETNKNSYTSKNIVIAVGYTNLLIIKGLETYVEPHPQAAIEKDRIWLKNKNYLVENGLYVAGTLAGGRSQFAIASGSGAQVATDILTLWNAGKHTKVHDKISS; this comes from the coding sequence ATGGATTTTGATGCTTTGATTATAGGTGGTGGTGCCGCAGGAATGTCTTGCGCTTTAGTATTAGGCTCTGCAATATCAAAGCCATTTGCCGCCGATAAACAGATTGGTATTATTACGCACCAAAAAACATCGCATTTACAAAATGCACTTTTTAATAACGTTTTAGGTTTACCACCTAAAACTTTGGGAAAAGACATTCTAAAAAGTGGAAAACAGCAGTTACAAGACTTATATCCACATGTAACACAAATTGAAAAGGAGAAAGTAAAATCAATCTCTAAATATCCTGAAGGTTTTACGGTAGAAACAAACAAAAATAGCTACACCTCTAAAAACATAGTTATTGCAGTTGGTTACACTAATTTACTGATCATAAAAGGTCTTGAAACTTACGTGGAACCACATCCACAAGCTGCTATCGAAAAAGATAGAATTTGGTTAAAAAATAAAAACTATTTAGTCGAAAATGGTCTTTACGTAGCAGGAACTTTAGCTGGAGGAAGAAGTCAATTTGCAATTGCTAGTGGTAGTGGCGCTCAGGTAGCAACTGACATTCTTACACTTTGGAATGCTGGTAAGCATACTAAAGTGCATGATAAGATTTCTAGTTAG
- a CDS encoding MarC family protein has product MEFNFKQIFTAFMVLFAVIDIIGNIPIIIDLRKKVGHIQSEKASIIAGIIMIIFLFVGQRLLNFIGVDVNSFAVAGAFILFFIALEMILGITLYKEEESNSITASVFPLAFPLIAGPGSLTTLLSLRAEFKIENIIVAVIINVIVIYIVLKTSSKIERIIGPNGIKIIRKVFGVILLAIAVKLFTANIKELLA; this is encoded by the coding sequence ATGGAATTTAATTTTAAACAAATTTTTACAGCATTTATGGTATTGTTCGCCGTAATAGATATTATCGGAAACATACCTATTATCATAGATTTACGAAAAAAAGTGGGGCATATACAAAGTGAAAAAGCGTCCATTATAGCAGGGATTATTATGATTATTTTTCTATTTGTTGGACAACGTCTTTTAAATTTTATTGGTGTAGATGTAAATTCTTTTGCAGTTGCAGGTGCTTTTATTTTATTTTTTATTGCTCTAGAAATGATTTTAGGAATTACACTTTATAAAGAAGAAGAGAGTAATTCTATTACAGCCTCTGTTTTTCCTCTTGCATTTCCTCTAATAGCTGGACCAGGAAGTTTAACAACATTGCTTTCTCTTAGAGCTGAATTTAAAATTGAGAATATTATCGTTGCTGTAATTATCAATGTTATAGTAATATATATTGTCCTTAAAACTTCATCTAAAATTGAAAGAATTATAGGCCCAAACGGAATTAAGATTATAAGAAAAGTTTTTGGCGTAATTTTGTTAGCTATAGCAGTAAAATTATTTACTGCTAATATTAAAGAATTATTAGCTTAG
- a CDS encoding DUF3109 family protein has protein sequence MFQLGKTIVSEDIIEKDFVCNLSACKGACCIDGDAGAPLDEAEAKILEEIYPKVKPFLRKEGIAQIEKQGTSITTAFGELETPLINGADCAYVIFDDKKTALCGIEEAYNQGEVSWKKPVSCHLYPIRVKDYSEFSAVNYDKWEICDDACSLGAELQVPVYRFVKEALIRKFGEDWYAELETVAKEKFDK, from the coding sequence ATGTTTCAACTCGGAAAAACCATTGTTTCAGAAGATATTATCGAAAAAGATTTTGTCTGTAATTTATCAGCTTGCAAGGGCGCATGTTGTATAGATGGCGATGCTGGTGCTCCATTAGATGAAGCTGAAGCAAAAATCCTTGAAGAAATTTACCCAAAAGTAAAACCCTTTTTACGTAAAGAAGGTATTGCCCAAATCGAAAAGCAAGGTACATCCATCACGACAGCTTTTGGCGAATTAGAAACACCATTAATAAATGGCGCAGATTGTGCATATGTCATTTTCGACGATAAAAAAACCGCACTTTGTGGTATTGAAGAAGCCTACAATCAAGGCGAAGTCAGCTGGAAAAAACCTGTGTCTTGCCATTTATATCCAATTAGAGTAAAAGATTACTCGGAATTTTCTGCTGTGAATTATGACAAATGGGAAATTTGTGACGATGCATGTTCTCTTGGTGCAGAATTACAAGTCCCAGTCTATAGATTTGTTAAAGAAGCTTTAATCCGAAAGTTTGGTGAAGATTGGTATGCGGAATTGGAAACTGTTGCTAAAGAGAAGTTTGATAAATAA